Within Bacillota bacterium, the genomic segment AAGTCCGCGCTGTCCCTGTGCTTGAGGAACATCCATGCTTCGTCAATCACGACCTGTTTTCTCACCTCGGGGTCGCGCTTGACGAACTTCTCCCAGATCCACCCCAGGAGAACCTGCATGGCAAGCGGCCGCAGGAACCGCTCGTCGAGGTCCGACACGTCAAAGGCGACGAGCGCCTTGTCCAGCGCCACCTCGCTGGGCCCGTCGAATATCCCCAGGCTGCCGCCCCGCAGCATCGGTTTCATCAGGGTCGCCAGGCGGGGCGAGACCCGCTCCAGCCGCGCGGCTAAATCAGACAGGGTGGGCATGGCCTTCTTGCGCGGGCCAAAGGCCGCTGCCTCCCCGGAAACCGACACCGTCCTGTCCCAGAGCGAGGCCGGGTCGGCGGTGATCCCGCGGGAGGCGTACTCCTCGCGCACCGCCTGCTCAAGCAGGGACTGCTCTTCCAGGGACAGCCTCTCGCCCTCCCGCTCCACCATGGCCGACACCAGCCACCTCACGTCCACCACCTTCGACTCCAGGGGCACCCTCCGCTCGCGCTCGTCCTCCTCCAGGTCGAGCGGGTTCACCCCCACCGGCCGGCCGGGCGCGAGACGCACCACGGTGCCGCCCAGGGCCTGCACCATGCGGCTGTACCCTCCCTCGGGGTCGACGAACACCGTGGGCCGGCCAAACAGCGCCGAGCGGGCGCAGAGCAGGTTCACGAAGAAGGTCTTCCCCGCGCCCGAAGTGGCGAATACCCCCACGTGGGGGTTGGCAAGCACCGGCGGCCCCGCGTGGGGGTCGAAGAACACCGGCGCGCCCGTCACCAGGTTGCGGCCCAGGCACACCCCCTCCGGGTGCGCGAGGTCAGCCGACACCCAGGGGCACAGCGCGGT encodes:
- a CDS encoding ATP-binding protein, with amino-acid sequence TALCPWVSADLAHPEGVCLGRNLVTGAPVFFDPHAGPPVLANPHVGVFATSGAGKTFFVNLLCARSALFGRPTVFVDPEGGYSRMVQALGGTVVRLAPGRPVGVNPLDLEEDERERRVPLESKVVDVRWLVSAMVEREGERLSLEEQSLLEQAVREEYASRGITADPASLWDRTVSVSGEAAAFGPRKKAMPTLSDLAARLERVSPRLATLMKPMLRGGSLGIFDGPSEVALDKALVAFDVSDLDERFLRPLAMQVLLGWIWEKFVKRDPEVRKQVVIDEAWMFLKHRDSADFMEEMARRARKRHCALVVVSQSFREFAESAQGRGVLANTDTVALMQQSAAELDAVAEFFRLPQGQRDFLRQAQVGQALLRAGKQAVVLQVEASPREYAIITGEEAEGEARQ